One genomic window of Quercus lobata isolate SW786 chromosome 9, ValleyOak3.0 Primary Assembly, whole genome shotgun sequence includes the following:
- the LOC115961489 gene encoding aspartic proteinase CDR1-like, with protein MASGVIFHPCFLLSYYLIGLLVTAHNVPQAQLIPYHGQHLMKASIGTPPVDIYGVADTGSNLVWTQCVPCDDCFNQTYPKFDPQKSCTYSEISCHSEKCHEWDQVHCSPQNSCNYVSGYVTGGSQGVLAKEKAAITSTSGQAVSFDIAFGCSHNSNLIYDGHETGIIGLGSGPLSFVSQIGSKRFSYCLLPFGTESTDPSITSKISFGNGSEVVGDGVVSTPFVDRESGHGYYVTLEGISVGETYVPFNSSGKVSKGNMLIDSGSPALSLPPDFYDRLKVEVKKQISIDPIKNDTLLGTRLCYRTEITNENGPILTVHFEGADVELKPIQTFNRPIKRFEYYCFGITDIGSEYNEFSDGTGVYGNYVQANFLIGYDLETRMVSFKPTDCTKL; from the coding sequence ATGGCAAGCGGTGTCATATTTCATCCATGCTTCCTTCTCTCATATTATCTTATAGGCCTTTTGGTTACAGCTCATAATGTCCCCCAAGCACAATTAATACCATACCACGGTCAGCATCTCATGAAGGCCTCAATTGGCACTCCACCAGTAGACATCTATGGCGTTGCCGATACAGGTAGTAACCTTGTGTGGACACAATGTGTACCTTGTGATGATTGCTTCAATCAGACTTATCCCAAGTTCGATCCTCAAAAGTCCTGCACATACAGTGAAATTTCTTGTCATTCAGAAAAATGTCACGAATGGGACCAAGTCCATTGTTCTCCACAAAATAGTTGCAATTACGTCAGTGGATACGTAACTGGTGGATCCCAAGGTGTTCTGGCCAAAGAAAAAGCCGCCATCACTTCTACCTCTGGGCAAGCGGTTTCTTTTGACATTGCCTTTGGATGTTCACACAACAGTAACCTCATTTACGATGGCCATGAAACGGGAATCATTGGGTTAGGATCAGGGCCTTTGTCCTTTGTTTCACAAATTGGTAGCAAGAGGTTTTCTTATTGCTTGTTGCCATTTGGTACTGAATCAACTGATCCTAGTATTACAAGCAAGATAAGTTTTGGCAATGGCAGTGAAGTTGTGGGTGATGGTGTGGTTTCAACACCATTTGTAGATCGAGAATCTGGACATGGATATTATGTGACACTAGAAGGAATTAGTGTTGGAGAAACATATGTGCCCTTTAACTCTTCAGGTAAGGTTTCTAAGGGTAACATGTTAATTGATTCAGGATCACCAGCATTGTCTTTGCCACCAGATTTTTACGATCGCTTAAAGGTGGAAGTGAAGAAGCAGATTTCAATTGATCCCATTAAGAATGACACTTTATTGGGGACACGGCTTTGCTATAGAACTGAAATTACTAATGAAAATGGACCAATATTGACTGTCCATTTTGAAGGTGCAGATGTGGAGTTAAAACCTATACAAACTTTCAATCGACCGATTAAAAGATTTGAATATTATTGCTTTGGAATTACAGATATTGGAAGTGAATATAATGAATTTTCGGATGGCACAGGAGTATATGGCAACTATGTTCAAGCAAATTTTTTGATTGGGTATGACTTGGAAACAAGGATGGTCTCCTTCAAGCCGACTGATTGCACCAAACTGTAG
- the LOC115961490 gene encoding aspartic proteinase CDR1-like codes for MASSVRFHLCFLVASILSYYVIGLLVTAHNVPQTQLTLHKDQHLMKVSIGTPPVDIYGTADTGSNLVWTQCLPCDACFKQIHPMFDSKKSSTYRKISCQSEECRILLDEATCSPQNICNYKTGYATGLSKGVWSKEKVTINSTSGQAVSFDIAFGCAHNTGGFHYEGHATGTIGLGAGPLSFVSQIGSKRFSYCLVPYGTDPSITGKISFGNGSEVVGDGVVSTPYVGGDQYYLTLEGISVGDTYVPFNSSGKVSKGNICMDSGSPPLTLPPDFYDRLVVEVKKQISIDPIKNDTLLGTRLCYRTEITNENGPILTVHFEGADVELKPIQTFNRPVKEYEYYCFAITNIANTKLDFKDGAGLYGSNVQANFLIGYDLETKMVSFKPTDCTKL; via the coding sequence ATGGCAAGCAGTGTTAGATTTCATCTATGCTTCCTTGTTGCCTCTATTCTCTCATATTATGTTATAGGCCTTTTGGTTACAGCTCATAATGTCCCCCAAACACAATTAACACTACACAAAGATCAACATCTCATGAAGGTCTCAATTGGCACTCCACCAGTTGACATCTATGGCACTGCAGATACAGGCAGTAACCTTGTGTGGACACAATGTCTACCTTGTGATGCCTGCTTCAAACAGATTCATCCCATGTTCGATTCTAAAAAGTCCTCCACATACCGCAAAATTTCTTGTCAATCAGAAGAATGTCGTATACTATTGGATGAAGCCACTTGTTCTCCTCAAAATATTTGCAATTACAAGACTGGATATGCTACTGGTTTGTCCAAAGGTGTTTGGTCCAAAGaaaaagttaccattaattctACCTCAGGGCAAGCGGTTTCCTTTGACATTGCTTTTGGATGTGCACACAACACAGGCGGCTTCCATTACGAAGGCCATGCAACGGGAACCATTGGGTTAGGAGCAGGGCCTTTGTCCTTTGTTTCACAAATTGGTAGCAAGAGGTTTTCTTATTGCTTGGTACCATATGGTACTGATCCTAGTATTACAGGCAAGATAAGTTTCGGCAATGGCAGTGAAGTTGTGGGTGATGGTGTGGTTTCAACACCATATGTAGGTGGAGATCAATATTATTTGACACTAGAAGGAATTAGTGTTGGAGACACATATGTACCCTTTAACTCTTCAGGTAAGGTTTCTAAGGGCAACATTTGTATGGATTCAGGATCACCACCATTGACTTTGCCACCAGATTTTTATGATCGCTTAGTGGTGGAAGTGAAGAAGCAGATTTCAATTGATCCCATTAAAAATGACACTCTTTTGGGGACACGGCTTTGCTATAGAACTGAAATTACTAATGAAAATGGACCAATATTGACTGTCCATTTTGAAGGAGCAGATGTGGAGTTAAAGCCCATACAAACTTTCAATCGACCAGTTAAAGAATATGAATATTACTGCTTTGCAATTACAAATATTGCAAATACTAAGTTGGATTTTAAGGATGGCGCAGGATTATATGGCAGCAATGTTCAAGCAAATTTTTTGATTGGGTATGACTTGGAAACAAAGATGGTCTCCTTCAAGCCAACTGATTGCACCAAACTGTAG